A region of Drosophila mauritiana strain mau12 chromosome 3L, ASM438214v1, whole genome shotgun sequence DNA encodes the following proteins:
- the LOC117139549 gene encoding trypsin-1, whose protein sequence is MARAAHQFVFAKRFGRFAGNMKLNPPVVLLLLALISICDRSWAFYNYKPPSRGYFYPKPARLPPLPVNGSATSSTGPPPGVQSDFIDDLIEGHKQQILSNVLGVASETPSDSASSLGSTSSSSSASPIFPLEGGGAKAFRVNRCASCTCGVPNVNRIVGGTQVRTNKYPWIAQIIRGTFLFCGGTLINDRYVLTAAHCVHDMDMRGVSVRLLQLDRSSTHLGVTRSVAFAHAHVGYDPVSLVHDIALLRLDHPIPLVDTMRPACLPSNWLQNFDFQKAIVAGWGLSQEGGSTSSVLQEVVVPIITNAQCRATSYRSMIVDTMMCAGYVKTGGRDACQGDSGGPLIVRDRIFRLAGVVSFGYGCAKPDAPGVYTRVSRYLEWIAVNTRDSCYCIN, encoded by the exons ATGGCTAGGGCAGCCCATCAGTTTGTGTTTGCTAAGCGATTCGGTCGGTTCGCCGGGAATATGAAACTCAATCCGCCAGTTGTTCTACTCCTTCTTGCTCTTATTTCGATCTGCGATCGAAGCTGGGCCTTCTATAATTATAAGCCACCTTCCCGCGGTTATTTCTATCCTAAGCCAGCGCGTTTGCCACCTCTGCCAGTCAATGGATCTGCGACTTCCAGTACCGGCCCACCGCCCGGAGTTCAATCGGACTTCATTGATGATCTGATTGAGGGCCATAAGCAGCAAATCTTATCGAATGTCTTGGGCGTGGCCAGTGAAACTCCCTCGGATTCAGCCTCCTCCCTCGGATCGacatcctcatcctcgtcaGCCTCCCCGATTTTTCCCCTCGAAGGCGGTGGTGCCAAGGCGTTTCGCGTTAATCGCTGTGCCAGCTGCA CCTGCGGCGTTCCGAATGTGAATCGCATTGTGGGCGGCACCCAAGTGCGGACGAATAAATATCCGTGGATTGCACAGATCATCCGCGGTACCTTCCTGTTCTGCGGCGGAACTTTGATCAACGATCGCTATGTCCTGACTGCCGCCCACTGTGTCCACGACATGGACATGAGGGGCGTGTCCGTTAGACTACTGCAGCTGGACAGGAGCTCCACCCACCTGGGAGTCACCCGGTCGGTGGCCTTCGCCCATGCCCACGTGGGCTACGATCCGGTGAGCCTGGTCCATGACATAGCCCTTCTGCGATTGGATCATCCCATTCCGCTGGTGGACACCATGCGCCCAGCCTGTTTGCCCAGCAACTGGCTGCAGAACTTCGACTTCCAGAAGGCCATCGTGGCGGGATGGGGCTTGAGTCAGGAGGGGGGCTCCACCTCCAGTGTCCTGCAGGAGGTGGTGGTGCCCATCATCACCAATGCCCAGTGCCGGGCCACTTCGTACAGGTCGATGATCGTGGACACCATGATGTGTGCCGGTTATGTGAAAACCGGAGGGCGGGATGCTTGTCAG ggcgatagcggTGGTCCCTTGATCGTCAGGGATCGCATTTTCCGCTTGGCTGGAGTTGTGTCCTTTGGCTACGGATGCGCCAAGCCAGATGCTCCTGGTGTCTATACTCGAGTGTCTCGTTATTTGGAATGGATAGCAGTTAATACAAGGGACTCTTGCTACTGCATAAACTAG